The nucleotide sequence TGGGGGCCAGGTACAGGTTCGGAACAACACGGTTTGTTTTTAATCTCAAATAACCGGGACGTTCCGTCAGCGACCAGGCACTGTTAACCGGGTTATGGTTCCACTGCCAGTTGATCTTTAACTTTCTGTCCGAAAAGTCATCGCTTTCAACAATCCGTTTACCGGTATCTTTAGATTTTAAGGGGGTACTGCCCTGCAAGGGCACTTTACCATTTTCATCACCCAGCATCGGCCAGCCGTCTATCCAGCGCACAGGCACTAACAATGGCACACGACCTATGCTATTCCTGTCCTGGAAGATCAATCCAAACCAATCGCCGGTCTTACTATCGATAATACAGCCCTGCCCCACATATGGAAATCCGGCAAAATTATCCTCCAGGATCACTTTCTTTTCGTAGGGTCCGGTGATACGGTCAGCGCGGTAACAAACCTGCCTGCGCGGCTTGCCTGTTGGCCAGGAGATCATCAGCAGATAATATTTCCCGTTATGCTTTATCACCTGGTTTCCTTCGAGCAGACCGGTTTCTTCAGCATCCTTTTTGAAGATATCGGTATTGATACCTCCGGGCTTTATATCCGACAGGTCGGTTTTCAGCTCTGTAACCCGTGTTCCGGAAAAAACAAATGGCCTGCCATCATCATCAAAAAAAAGGGAAGCATCGTGAAAATGTGGTGTACGGGAAACAAGTTTCCATTTTTCCGAAGCAGGTTCGGAGCTGCTGTAAATATACGCCCTGTAAGGTGCATCGTTTGGCGAAAAAAGCACGTAATATTTCCCCTTATAATAACGGATGGAAGATGCCCACTGGCCACGTCCGTAAACCGTGCCGTTAATTAAATTGTATTTTGAATTATCTGTCAGGCTGTCAAATACATAGCTTACGATTTCCCAATGTACCAAATCACCCGATTTCATAATTGGTGCACCCGGCATCAGGTGCATGGTAGTGCTGATAAGGTAGTAGTCGTTACCGTTTCTTGTAACCGACAGATCCGGAATATCGGTCCAGATCAGGGGATTTTTATAAGGCGTTGCGATTATTGCGCTTGAAGCCGATTTTGAAGGAGTATCACAGCCCCAGATGCTTAATGCGACCAATAATCCGGTTAACAGTTTATACATTCCACATATATTTATCTGTTAACAATTGCTAAGGCTGCAGATCATTATCCAAAGTGGCATACAGGCCAATCAATGCACCGGTAAAGCCGCCGGCAACATTTGTTGACAAAATATCACCCGAAACCGGAACTCCTACATTATGATAAGTGGTCCCATCGGCAGAATAACTAAAAGAATATTCATCCTGCGGGGATGCCACCACCCGCAGTTCTATAGGTTTGGTCACATCGATCTTTGTGTCACCGATTATCGTTGTGGTTGTGCCAGGGCTACCGAGCGGTTCCTTCCGTTCGGTCCTTGCCAGTACCAGGTAATAATCCTTATCCTTTTTTGTGACGCCAAAAACATAATTAAAAGCCTCACTCTGATAACAGGTAATACCGGCAAGATCTTTATCAGACCGGGGGATATAGGTCATTGTCACCTTTGCCTCAAAGCTGGCGTGTTGCTGCCGGCAGAAAAGTGCAGCAACAGGAGCCTGTGCCTTTATAGTCGTTTCAAATGGCTTTATAGCTACACCTCCCCCGGAAGATGTACTGATAAAATTTTCACGGGGGCCGCGCATCGCAATCCATCTATAGTCCAAAACAGGCGCCGAAAAATTGTCGGTAAATGTGAAATTACCATTGGGAAGAAATCCATTTTCCCCTGTTTGATTGAGAACTCCGGCGGTGAGTTTTTGCTTCGTTTTCAGGGGAACCAGTCCATTTTCAAAAACGGGGTAAGTACCGCTCCAGTCAACAGGAAGTATAAAGGTTTCGCGCCCGGTGTTTACCCGATCTTTTGCGTTAGGGCGAATTCCCAGGAATACACCATAATATTTTCCGTCTTTTCCCTCCACCAGGTCAGCGTGTCCCGCCCAGTCCGTTTTTGCCTTCCTGTCTTTTGGAAAATATCGTTGAGTGAGTATGGGATTGCCCGGCGCGGGTATAAAAGGCCCTTTGGGATTATCGCTCATAAAAACCACCTCGCTGTGCCAGTCGCCGGTTCCCCCCTCTGCACACATCAGGTAATATCTTCCCTTCTTTTTATACAGATGCGGCCCTTCGATCCAGATCGGCTTTTGCGAAATATCCACGCCTCCATCCACCAGTATTTTATCCGTCCCGGGAATTACTTCATCCTTTTCCAGGTCATATTCCCACAGTTTGATCACCCGATGGCCACTGTATAATTCCTTCCCCTTATCAGGCGCATCGTTGTGTACCACGTAAGCTTTACCATCATCATCAAAAAACAGGGAGGGGTCGATTCCATCAAACTTCAGTTTAATCACTTCACCCCAGCCTTTGAAAGGATCTTTTGTTTTTACTACCATGTTACCGATCCCGCCGGCAATCTGGGTGGTGATCATATAAAAGGTTTCATTGTGCCTGTTATATTTAATGGATGGTGCATAAATGCCTGCTGAAACACCCGCTTTCGCTACCTTTAGTTGGGAAGGCCGGTCCAGTACATGGCCGATCTGTTTCCAGTTTACGAGATCCGTCGAATGAAAGATGGGAACACCCGGAAACATCGAAAAGGATGAGTTTACCAAAAAGTAATCATCCCCCCTGCGCACAATGCTTGGATCGGGATAACAGCCCTGCAGAATGGGATTGTAAAATTCACCCGCGTTCAGAGGATATTCCTTATAGACGGCGTCATTGCCCTTATAAGAAAATTGTGTAAAGACGGGTATGTTGCGTTCTGTCTGCCGTAACTTTCCCTTTTGAGCCGACATTGTACCTGGAACTATCAGGAACAAAGCCAGCACCACGCGCTGCCAATGCATTAAACCAAGCTTTATCATTATCGTTATTTTTATGTATTGTATTTGTTTTACTGTGCAAACAGGTTCAGATCTATGGATGTGCCCATCTTTTCATAACCGGCTTCATTGGGGTGTAGCCAGTCATTATCATGCAGATCGGGTAATATTTTCCTAAGATCATCCGGGTCGCGCATGGTTTTATCAAAATCGATTACCGCATCAAATTTTCGGGTGGTACGTATCCATTCATTCACTATATCTCTTGCCCGCTGCCGGAAAGGTGTGTCATAAAAAGATTTTTGAAAGGGCAGGATCGTACAACCATATACTTTCATTCCCTTTGCGTGCGCCTTATCAGCCATTAACGCGTATGCCGCTATCAGTTGCTGTGCTATTTCAGGTACTTCATCTGCGTTTTTGATTCCGCCAATATCGTTGATCCCTTCCAGTATCAACAGGTATTTTACGCCGCTTTGCGAAAGGATGTCCCTTTCGAAGCGGGCTAAAGCTGTAGGTCCTAAACCGCCGCGCAATACGCAGTTGCCCCCGATACCCAGGTTCAACACGCCCCGGTTTTGTGTTGAGGGATTGGTCAGCAAGCGTTCC is from Niabella beijingensis and encodes:
- a CDS encoding glycoside hydrolase 43 family protein, which translates into the protein MYKLLTGLLVALSIWGCDTPSKSASSAIIATPYKNPLIWTDIPDLSVTRNGNDYYLISTTMHLMPGAPIMKSGDLVHWEIVSYVFDSLTDNSKYNLINGTVYGRGQWASSIRYYKGKYYVLFSPNDAPYRAYIYSSSEPASEKWKLVSRTPHFHDASLFFDDDGRPFVFSGTRVTELKTDLSDIKPGGINTDIFKKDAEETGLLEGNQVIKHNGKYYLLMISWPTGKPRRQVCYRADRITGPYEKKVILEDNFAGFPYVGQGCIIDSKTGDWFGLIFQDRNSIGRVPLLVPVRWIDGWPMLGDENGKVPLQGSTPLKSKDTGKRIVESDDFSDRKLKINWQWNHNPVNSAWSLTERPGYLRLKTNRVVPNLYLAPNTITQRMMGPTCNGIVAMDISKMKDGDVAGFSAFNGHSGILSVVAEGTKKYLTMSTEVVELSEKEKAVTKVTVKEKARVALSQDKIYLRIDGDFNLNKDWAKFYYSLDGSNWTKLGPEYKMIFDYRKLFMGSKFALFNYATKSPGGYVDVDYFKFAVGER
- a CDS encoding glycoside hydrolase family 43 protein; translated protein: MIKLGLMHWQRVVLALFLIVPGTMSAQKGKLRQTERNIPVFTQFSYKGNDAVYKEYPLNAGEFYNPILQGCYPDPSIVRRGDDYFLVNSSFSMFPGVPIFHSTDLVNWKQIGHVLDRPSQLKVAKAGVSAGIYAPSIKYNRHNETFYMITTQIAGGIGNMVVKTKDPFKGWGEVIKLKFDGIDPSLFFDDDGKAYVVHNDAPDKGKELYSGHRVIKLWEYDLEKDEVIPGTDKILVDGGVDISQKPIWIEGPHLYKKKGRYYLMCAEGGTGDWHSEVVFMSDNPKGPFIPAPGNPILTQRYFPKDRKAKTDWAGHADLVEGKDGKYYGVFLGIRPNAKDRVNTGRETFILPVDWSGTYPVFENGLVPLKTKQKLTAGVLNQTGENGFLPNGNFTFTDNFSAPVLDYRWIAMRGPRENFISTSSGGGVAIKPFETTIKAQAPVAALFCRQQHASFEAKVTMTYIPRSDKDLAGITCYQSEAFNYVFGVTKKDKDYYLVLARTERKEPLGSPGTTTTIIGDTKIDVTKPIELRVVASPQDEYSFSYSADGTTYHNVGVPVSGDILSTNVAGGFTGALIGLYATLDNDLQP